The following proteins come from a genomic window of Flavobacterium eburneipallidum:
- a CDS encoding TlpA family protein disulfide reductase yields the protein MKKTLVLLTLLMIISCTNAQKTAFSKEALTETLLATDGSQVAFGDILKKHQGKTLVIEVWASWCGDCVKAMPKIKELQANNPDVDYVFISMDKTADKWKNGIEKHELKGEHFMANDQMKGVFGKAIDLDWIPRYIIIDKTGKIVIYRAIETDFEKINATLKELK from the coding sequence ATGAAAAAAACACTTGTATTATTAACCCTTTTGATGATTATTTCTTGCACCAATGCGCAAAAAACAGCCTTTTCAAAAGAAGCTTTAACAGAAACATTATTAGCCACTGATGGCAGTCAAGTTGCTTTTGGAGACATTCTTAAAAAACATCAAGGCAAAACTTTGGTTATCGAAGTGTGGGCATCTTGGTGTGGCGATTGTGTAAAAGCTATGCCTAAAATAAAAGAATTGCAAGCCAACAATCCTGATGTGGATTATGTATTTATATCAATGGATAAAACAGCTGACAAATGGAAAAACGGCATCGAAAAACACGAACTCAAAGGAGAACACTTCATGGCTAACGACCAAATGAAAGGCGTTTTTGGGAAAGCCATCGATTTAGACTGGATTCCGAGATACATCATCATTGACAAAACAGGAAAAATTGTGATTTACAGAGCAATTGAAACCGATTTTGAGAAGATAAATGCAACGCTGAAAGAATTGAAATAA
- a CDS encoding DNA adenine methylase produces MFYSPLRYPGGKNKLSAFIAKICLDNNINGHYVEPYSGGASVAVFLLLEGFVSKITINDKDRSIYAFWYCVLNKTKELCNLIENAELTITEWRKQKEIQDNKKTADLLDLGFSTFYLNRTNRSGIINAGVMGGMKQNGNYLMDCRFNRFELIGRIKKIAERKKSIRLYKKDAIKLIDKIQQEAIDENIVFYFDPPYYLKASSLYMNHYQDDSHLNVSEKIKNIKNIKWIVSYDNVPEIRKLYFDCNKKEYSFNHTAYNSRIGQEILFFSPTLKQPDIKDWNPLQFKLKKELDKNVIIYNKIISPRTSGSN; encoded by the coding sequence ATGTTCTATTCGCCATTAAGATATCCTGGAGGAAAAAATAAATTATCTGCATTTATTGCAAAAATTTGTTTAGATAATAATATTAATGGACACTATGTTGAGCCATATTCTGGTGGAGCTTCAGTCGCAGTATTTTTATTATTGGAAGGATTTGTTTCAAAAATCACAATAAATGACAAAGACAGGTCAATTTATGCTTTTTGGTATTGTGTACTAAATAAAACTAAAGAACTCTGTAACTTAATTGAAAATGCAGAGCTTACAATTACTGAATGGAGAAAACAAAAAGAAATACAAGATAATAAAAAAACAGCTGATTTATTAGATTTAGGTTTTTCAACATTCTATTTAAACCGAACAAATCGATCTGGAATTATTAATGCTGGAGTTATGGGTGGAATGAAACAAAACGGAAATTATTTAATGGATTGTCGTTTTAATAGATTTGAATTAATTGGGAGAATTAAAAAAATTGCCGAAAGAAAAAAATCTATCAGATTATATAAAAAAGATGCAATCAAACTTATTGATAAAATTCAACAAGAAGCAATTGACGAAAATATTGTATTTTATTTTGATCCTCCATACTATTTAAAGGCAAGTTCATTATATATGAATCATTATCAAGATGACAGTCATTTAAATGTTAGTGAGAAAATTAAAAATATTAAAAACATAAAATGGATAGTTTCTTACGATAATGTTCCCGAAATACGAAAATTATATTTTGATTGTAATAAAAAAGAATATTCATTTAACCACACAGCATATAACTCAAGAATTGGGCAAGAGATATTATTTTTTAGTCCAACACTTAAACAACCAGATATAAAAGATTGGAATCCATTACAGTTCAAATTAAAAAAGGAATTAGATAAAAACGTTATTATTTATAACAAAATTATATCTCCTCGTACTAGCGGCAGTAATTAA
- a CDS encoding SGNH/GDSL hydrolase family protein, translating into MGNKLQMQDWPYLKKYEKENEALKTKTLEENRIVFMGDSITEFWSLHCPDFFAEKPYINRGISGQTTPQMLIRFRADVIELKPKTVILLAGANDIAGNTGFSTLEMILNNIISMVELAKVHQIEVILCSVLPAYDFPWKTGSFPAEKIVTLNKILQEYAVANTIHYLDYYSAMVDERKGMNIQYTDDGVHPNKIGYEVMGEILEKGIDQIT; encoded by the coding sequence ATGGGAAACAAATTACAAATGCAGGATTGGCCGTATCTAAAAAAATACGAAAAAGAGAACGAAGCTCTTAAAACCAAAACTCTGGAAGAAAACCGAATCGTTTTTATGGGAGATTCCATTACCGAGTTTTGGTCTTTGCATTGTCCTGATTTTTTTGCTGAAAAACCATACATCAATAGAGGTATTAGCGGACAAACCACGCCACAAATGCTGATTCGTTTTAGAGCAGATGTAATTGAACTAAAACCAAAAACAGTAATCTTGTTAGCTGGAGCGAATGACATTGCAGGAAACACAGGATTTTCTACTTTGGAAATGATTTTGAATAATATTATTTCAATGGTGGAATTAGCCAAAGTTCACCAAATTGAAGTTATTCTATGTTCCGTGTTACCTGCTTATGATTTTCCTTGGAAAACAGGTTCTTTTCCCGCCGAAAAGATTGTAACTTTAAACAAAATACTACAAGAATATGCCGTAGCCAATACCATTCATTATTTGGATTATTATTCCGCAATGGTGGATGAACGAAAAGGCATGAATATTCAATATACTGATGATGGAGTGCATCCCAATAAAATTGGATATGAAGTTATGGGCGAGATTTTAGAAAAAGGGATAGATCAAATAACATAA
- a CDS encoding OsmC family protein, whose protein sequence is MKRHATAVWKGSLKEGAGQLSTQSGTLNNTQYSFKTRFEEGVGTNPEELVAAAHSGCFTMQLSAYITEGGFEIESIETKCDINLLEGTIVSSHLTVNAKIKEISNETFQELVAKAKANCPISKLFDTEITSTASLV, encoded by the coding sequence ATGAAAAGACACGCAACAGCAGTTTGGAAAGGTTCTTTAAAAGAAGGAGCTGGTCAATTATCGACCCAAAGTGGAACATTAAATAATACGCAATATTCATTCAAAACCCGTTTTGAAGAAGGAGTGGGGACAAATCCAGAAGAATTAGTGGCTGCGGCACATTCGGGTTGTTTTACAATGCAACTTTCAGCTTACATAACCGAAGGTGGTTTCGAAATAGAAAGCATAGAAACCAAATGCGATATTAATTTGTTGGAAGGAACAATTGTTAGTTCACATTTAACGGTAAATGCTAAAATAAAAGAAATTTCGAATGAAACTTTCCAAGAATTAGTCGCCAAAGCAAAAGCTAATTGTCCGATTTCCAAATTATTCGATACTGAAATTACTTCAACGGCTAGTTTAGTTTAA
- a CDS encoding Smr/MutS family protein, with protein sequence MISKGDQVSVLDEAINGVVVAVKDKEITIETTDGFMMTFFVNELIKINDSSDLMSTIGRINIGEVAKEKEIPKPRNFVKERKDKHEISAPEFDLHIEKLVPNKRGMSNYDILTLQSETAKRHIEFAIKNRIPKIVFIHGVGEGVLKAELDFLLGRYDNIVFQDANYQKYGLGATEVYIKQNSK encoded by the coding sequence ATGATAAGCAAAGGAGATCAAGTTTCGGTTTTGGATGAAGCGATCAATGGAGTAGTAGTGGCGGTAAAGGATAAAGAAATTACCATTGAAACAACCGATGGATTCATGATGACTTTTTTTGTCAACGAATTGATTAAAATAAACGATTCCAGTGATTTAATGAGTACTATCGGAAGAATTAATATAGGAGAAGTTGCCAAGGAAAAAGAAATTCCAAAACCACGAAATTTTGTCAAAGAGCGTAAAGACAAGCACGAAATTTCGGCTCCAGAATTTGATTTACACATTGAAAAATTAGTCCCAAATAAGCGAGGAATGTCTAATTATGATATTCTTACTTTGCAATCCGAAACAGCAAAAAGACATATCGAATTTGCCATAAAAAATCGAATTCCAAAGATTGTTTTTATTCACGGAGTGGGCGAAGGAGTTTTGAAAGCAGAGCTGGATTTTTTGTTAGGACGTTATGATAATATTGTTTTTCAGGATGCCAATTATCAAAAATATGGATTAGGAGCAACAGAAGTTTATATCAAACAAAATAGTAAATAG
- a CDS encoding fasciclin domain-containing protein, with the protein MKILSKLKIAIAIMALVSFTISCDNDDDKPADNTITGIAKTNPNLTILVQALVKADLATTLQATGPYTVFAPTNAAFTAFLKTTPYATINDVPKETLTQILLNHVVSGNVKSTDLSTGYVKTLAKSAASGTNTMSMYVDLTSGVKLNGVAKVTTADVMATNGVVHVVDAVINLPTVVTHATANPNFTSLVGALTKTGQPDFVSILSGTGPFTVFAPTNDAFTAFNTELAPGGIAGVSDANLTKVLQYHVVNGNILAASLREGQIVNTLQTPQTFTIQLAGGAKIKDINNRISTIVATDVQCSNGVIHVLNKVLLPTL; encoded by the coding sequence ATGAAAATTTTATCAAAATTAAAAATTGCAATTGCAATCATGGCATTAGTATCCTTCACAATTTCTTGTGATAACGACGATGATAAGCCAGCAGACAACACCATTACTGGGATTGCCAAAACAAATCCTAACTTAACAATTCTTGTTCAAGCTTTAGTAAAAGCGGATTTAGCAACTACACTTCAAGCAACCGGACCTTACACTGTGTTTGCTCCAACAAACGCAGCTTTTACAGCCTTCTTGAAAACCACTCCTTATGCAACAATCAACGATGTTCCGAAGGAAACTTTGACTCAAATTTTACTAAATCATGTTGTGAGCGGAAATGTAAAATCTACAGATTTAAGCACAGGTTATGTAAAAACTTTAGCCAAAAGTGCTGCATCAGGCACAAATACTATGAGCATGTATGTTGACCTTACCTCTGGAGTAAAGTTAAATGGAGTTGCAAAAGTGACCACAGCAGATGTAATGGCAACCAATGGCGTTGTACACGTTGTTGACGCCGTAATAAATTTACCAACTGTTGTTACGCACGCTACTGCAAATCCAAACTTCACTTCACTAGTTGGTGCGTTAACAAAAACTGGACAACCTGACTTTGTAAGTATTCTTTCTGGTACTGGACCATTTACCGTTTTTGCTCCTACCAACGATGCTTTCACTGCATTTAACACTGAATTAGCTCCGGGCGGAATTGCTGGAGTTTCTGATGCTAACCTGACCAAAGTACTGCAATATCATGTCGTAAATGGCAACATCTTGGCCGCAAGTCTTCGTGAAGGTCAAATTGTAAACACTTTACAAACACCACAAACGTTTACTATACAACTTGCTGGTGGCGCAAAAATCAAAGATATCAACAACCGAATTTCAACGATAGTAGCTACTGATGTACAGTGTTCCAATGGCGTGATCCATGTACTCAACAAAGTATTGTTACCCACTTTATAA
- a CDS encoding DUF1599 domain-containing protein, which yields MNSTSQQYDSVIAICRTLFINKMTDYGSAWRILRLPSLTDQIFIKAQRIRSLQENEVRKIDEDETGEFIGIINYSIMALIQLELGVVDQPDLNVEEATVLYDAKVKLTKDLMEAKNHDYGEAWREMRVSSLTDLILQKLLRVKQIEDNKGKTLVSEGIDANYQDMLNYSVFALILMKKVE from the coding sequence ATGAATAGTACTTCACAACAATATGATAGTGTAATTGCAATATGTCGCACACTATTTATCAATAAAATGACAGATTACGGAAGTGCTTGGCGCATTTTGAGATTGCCTTCCTTGACCGATCAAATCTTCATCAAAGCCCAAAGAATAAGAAGTCTGCAAGAAAATGAGGTTCGAAAAATAGACGAAGACGAAACAGGCGAATTTATCGGAATCATCAATTATTCGATTATGGCATTAATACAACTGGAATTGGGCGTTGTGGATCAACCCGATTTGAATGTGGAAGAAGCTACCGTTTTATACGATGCCAAAGTAAAACTGACCAAAGATTTAATGGAAGCCAAAAACCACGATTATGGCGAGGCTTGGCGCGAAATGAGAGTGAGTTCGCTAACGGATTTGATTTTGCAAAAACTGCTTCGTGTCAAACAAATTGAAGACAATAAAGGAAAAACATTAGTATCAGAAGGAATTGATGCGAATTATCAGGATATGTTGAATTATTCGGTTTTTGCTTTGATACTTATGAAAAAGGTGGAATAA
- the epsC gene encoding serine O-acetyltransferase EpsC, with amino-acid sequence MTKEQIIQNIAGLKSHTSINYGIKTKTEAFTEKLFYTLFDSNANLNESISELEKQFKEIVQIACKKEHDSCDEFWYNFLDKLPTVLKQLNQDAAYILENDPASNNIDEVYLGYPGFYAIAIYRLSHKLYTLGLLLFSRLMSEYAHRITGTDIHAGAEIASPFFIDHATGIVIGETTVIHENVKIYQGVTLGALSVSKDMKNAKRHPTVDRNVCIYANATILGGETTIGENSIVGGNAWVTRSIPANSMVLNTTTTEVKIKELK; translated from the coding sequence GTGACGAAAGAACAAATCATACAAAATATCGCTGGGCTAAAGAGCCACACTTCTATTAATTACGGCATCAAAACCAAGACAGAAGCTTTTACAGAAAAATTGTTTTACACACTATTTGACTCTAATGCGAATCTAAACGAAAGCATCTCTGAATTAGAAAAACAATTCAAAGAAATTGTTCAAATTGCCTGCAAGAAAGAACATGATTCCTGCGACGAATTTTGGTATAATTTTTTAGACAAACTACCAACGGTTCTAAAACAACTCAATCAAGATGCTGCCTATATATTAGAAAACGATCCCGCATCCAATAATATTGACGAAGTTTATTTGGGTTATCCAGGATTCTATGCAATTGCCATTTATCGATTGAGTCACAAACTCTATACTTTAGGCTTATTGCTTTTTTCTCGATTAATGAGTGAATACGCACACCGAATTACAGGAACTGACATTCATGCTGGAGCAGAAATTGCCTCTCCATTTTTCATTGACCATGCTACTGGAATTGTTATTGGCGAAACCACCGTTATTCACGAAAATGTAAAAATCTACCAAGGAGTTACTTTAGGAGCATTAAGTGTAAGCAAAGACATGAAGAACGCTAAAAGACATCCTACAGTAGATAGAAACGTTTGTATTTATGCCAATGCTACTATTTTGGGTGGTGAAACCACTATTGGCGAAAATAGTATTGTAGGCGGAAACGCATGGGTAACTCGATCGATTCCAGCAAATTCAATGGTACTGAACACTACCACCACCGAAGTTAAAATTAAAGAATTAAAATAA
- the folP gene encoding dihydropteroate synthase: protein MTINCNGQLIDLATPKVMGILNLTPNSFFDGGKYKSDEEILLKVEKMLTDGATFIDIGAYSSKPNAEFVSEAEELQRILPIIQLILKHFPEIILSIDTFRSEVVKACIQNGAAIINDISAGNLDDKMLETIAKYNVPYIMMHMRGTPQTMQTFTNYENIVKEILFYFSEKIAQARSLGINDLIVDPGFGFAKTLEQNYEVLQKMELFQMLELPLLAGVSRKSMIYKTLESSADEALNGTTVLNTIALTKGVKILRVHDVKEAVECVRLFDKMNAK, encoded by the coding sequence ATGACAATAAACTGCAATGGACAACTGATTGATTTAGCCACACCTAAAGTAATGGGAATTCTAAACCTAACGCCCAATTCTTTTTTTGATGGCGGAAAGTATAAAAGCGATGAAGAAATTCTGCTGAAAGTAGAGAAAATGCTGACCGATGGAGCGACTTTTATTGATATTGGAGCGTATTCCAGTAAGCCCAATGCCGAGTTTGTTTCGGAAGCCGAAGAGTTGCAACGAATCCTCCCTATAATTCAGTTGATTTTAAAACATTTTCCAGAAATTATACTTTCCATCGATACTTTTAGAAGTGAAGTTGTCAAAGCTTGTATCCAAAACGGAGCAGCGATTATCAACGATATTTCAGCAGGAAATTTGGATGATAAAATGCTGGAAACTATTGCCAAATATAATGTTCCGTATATTATGATGCACATGCGAGGCACGCCACAAACGATGCAAACCTTTACCAATTATGAGAATATTGTTAAGGAAATTTTGTTCTATTTCTCTGAAAAAATTGCCCAAGCCCGAAGTTTAGGAATCAATGATTTGATTGTTGATCCAGGCTTTGGTTTTGCCAAAACATTGGAACAGAATTATGAAGTGTTGCAAAAAATGGAATTGTTTCAAATGCTAGAATTGCCTTTACTGGCTGGAGTTTCCAGAAAATCGATGATTTATAAAACGCTAGAGTCTTCAGCAGATGAAGCGCTCAACGGAACGACAGTTTTAAACACGATTGCGTTGACCAAAGGAGTCAAAATCCTTCGGGTTCATGATGTGAAAGAAGCCGTGGAATGTGTTCGTTTGTTTGATAAAATGAATGCCAAATGA
- the cysM gene encoding cysteine synthase CysM: MQFHKLIDLIGNTPLVETVNLVKNKNVKLLLKLEGNNPGGSVKDRAAFNMIASAIERGDIKKGDKLIEATSGNTGIALAMIAQLFNVEIELVLPEDSTKERTQTMLAYGATVILTPASEGIIGSRDYADKKVAQGGYVMLNQFANADNWKAHYKTTGPEIWRDTEGTVTHFVSAMGTTGTIIGTSTYLKEKNPAIQIVGAQPSDGSQIPGIRKWPVEYLPKIYDSSKVDTVIEVSETDAREMTKRLAKEEGVFAGMSSGGSVAVALKLAEQMESGVIVAIICDRGDRYLSSDLFD, from the coding sequence ATGCAATTTCATAAACTCATAGACCTTATTGGCAATACTCCTCTGGTAGAAACCGTGAATTTGGTCAAAAATAAAAACGTAAAACTTTTGCTAAAACTCGAAGGAAATAATCCTGGCGGAAGTGTAAAAGATCGTGCAGCCTTTAACATGATTGCTTCAGCAATAGAAAGAGGAGATATCAAAAAAGGAGACAAACTCATTGAAGCAACCAGCGGAAATACGGGGATTGCTCTAGCGATGATTGCACAATTGTTCAATGTAGAAATCGAACTGGTTCTCCCTGAAGATTCAACTAAAGAACGTACACAAACTATGCTAGCCTATGGCGCAACCGTTATTTTAACACCCGCAAGCGAAGGAATCATAGGTTCTAGAGATTATGCCGACAAAAAAGTAGCCCAAGGCGGTTATGTAATGTTGAATCAATTTGCGAATGCCGACAACTGGAAAGCGCATTACAAAACAACTGGTCCCGAAATTTGGAGAGATACCGAAGGAACGGTAACCCATTTTGTATCAGCAATGGGAACCACAGGAACCATTATTGGAACTTCTACTTATTTGAAAGAAAAAAATCCAGCGATTCAAATCGTGGGCGCTCAACCTAGTGATGGTTCACAAATTCCTGGTATTAGAAAATGGCCTGTAGAATATCTGCCTAAAATTTATGATTCTTCAAAAGTAGATACTGTAATTGAAGTTTCAGAAACTGATGCTCGTGAAATGACCAAACGATTGGCTAAAGAAGAAGGCGTTTTTGCTGGAATGAGTAGCGGTGGTTCTGTAGCCGTTGCCCTAAAACTAGCCGAACAAATGGAATCGGGTGTAATCGTAGCCATCATTTGCGACCGAGGCGACCGTTATCTGTCTTCGGATTTATTTGATTAA
- a CDS encoding cysteine desulfurase family protein, protein MKKVYLDNASTTQLRTEVVQEMTKNLLEDYGNPSSTHSWGRNAKNILELSRKSIVKHLNTSASEIIFTSGGTEANNWILRSAVKDLGVKRIITSKIEHHAVLVAVEALQKEYNIQVDYVAVKPNGEIDITNLVDLLSDETKTLVSLMHVNNETGTILDLDLVGRICKQHNALFHSDTVQSVGKMPLDLQNIPVDFITASAHKFHGPKGIGFAYVKKNSGLQPLFFGGEQEKGLRPGTEAIHQIAGMAKALELSCLHLEAERSHISGLKNYLIAQLEKEFSDFKINGTSDGIYTILNVMLPFSADKTAMILFHLDMKGIAVSRGSACQSGSIRPSHVLVEMLSEEDIKKPSLRISFSHFNTKEDIDLLVDALKTMA, encoded by the coding sequence ATGAAAAAAGTATATCTCGATAACGCCTCTACCACCCAACTTCGTACAGAAGTCGTTCAGGAAATGACAAAAAATCTTTTGGAAGATTACGGAAATCCATCATCTACCCACAGTTGGGGACGTAATGCCAAAAACATTCTAGAACTTTCCCGAAAATCGATTGTCAAGCATTTGAATACTTCGGCATCAGAAATTATTTTTACTTCAGGAGGTACAGAAGCCAATAATTGGATACTTCGATCCGCAGTAAAAGATTTGGGTGTAAAGCGAATTATTACCAGCAAAATCGAACATCATGCTGTTTTGGTTGCTGTTGAAGCTTTGCAAAAAGAATACAATATTCAAGTTGATTATGTGGCTGTAAAACCAAACGGAGAAATCGACATCACTAATTTGGTGGATTTGCTTTCAGATGAAACCAAAACACTAGTGAGTCTGATGCACGTTAATAACGAAACGGGAACTATTCTGGATTTAGATTTAGTTGGTCGAATTTGCAAGCAACACAATGCTTTGTTTCATTCGGATACGGTGCAATCTGTTGGGAAAATGCCACTTGACTTGCAAAATATTCCTGTTGATTTCATAACCGCTAGCGCACATAAATTTCATGGGCCAAAAGGAATTGGATTTGCTTATGTGAAGAAAAATTCGGGATTGCAACCTTTGTTTTTTGGTGGCGAACAAGAAAAAGGCTTGCGTCCTGGAACAGAAGCGATTCATCAAATTGCGGGAATGGCAAAGGCTTTAGAACTTTCTTGTCTTCATTTGGAAGCAGAAAGAAGTCATATTTCGGGATTGAAAAATTATTTAATTGCTCAACTCGAAAAAGAGTTTTCTGATTTTAAAATCAATGGAACTTCAGATGGAATTTATACTATTTTGAATGTTATGTTGCCTTTTTCAGCAGATAAAACTGCAATGATTTTGTTTCATTTGGATATGAAAGGAATTGCGGTTTCTAGAGGAAGTGCTTGTCAGTCTGGAAGTATTAGACCTTCACACGTTTTAGTAGAAATGCTTTCTGAAGAAGATATAAAAAAACCAAGTTTGCGCATTTCTTTCAGTCATTTCAATACCAAAGAAGATATTGATTTATTGGTTGACGCATTGAAAACGATGGCATAA
- a CDS encoding BT_3928 family protein — protein sequence MKNFITQFSRIFVGILFIISGLIKLNDPIGFSYKLDEYFSEPIFNMPFFVPYSLAIALFLVILEVVLGVMLLIGYKSKFTIWSLLLLVTLFTFLTFYSAYFDVVKDCGCFGDALHLTPWQSFSKDIILLFFILILFFNKKLIKPLFTDKIQNILALTSIVLCFFMGYWVINHLPLKDFRPYKVGTNIRKDMTIPDNAPKSVVEMVFIYKVNGVDKEFTEKDLMLLPEGAEFVDRKDKIIVQGYLPPIHDFKLDLEGEDKTDFVLGQEKALLIVAYDLEKANPEAMQNLNKLEKEAKAKGYYTAILTGSSSELIEAAKKKYSIAFDVLFCDATALKTIERANPSFVILNYGTIKQKVHYNDLIDLNL from the coding sequence ATGAAAAACTTTATCACTCAATTCTCCCGAATTTTCGTTGGGATTTTATTCATCATTTCTGGACTAATCAAACTTAATGATCCTATTGGGTTTTCGTATAAACTAGACGAATATTTCAGCGAACCGATATTCAATATGCCGTTTTTTGTGCCTTATTCATTAGCAATTGCTTTGTTTTTGGTCATTCTCGAAGTGGTTTTGGGTGTGATGTTGCTTATTGGTTACAAATCAAAATTCACGATTTGGAGTTTGTTGCTTTTGGTTACGCTTTTCACATTTCTTACTTTTTATTCGGCTTATTTTGATGTGGTAAAAGACTGTGGTTGTTTTGGTGATGCTTTGCACTTAACGCCTTGGCAATCTTTTTCGAAAGATATTATTTTATTGTTTTTTATCTTGATTTTGTTCTTCAATAAAAAATTAATCAAACCTTTATTTACGGACAAAATCCAAAACATCTTGGCTCTAACCAGCATAGTTTTATGTTTTTTTATGGGCTATTGGGTCATCAATCATTTGCCATTGAAAGATTTTAGACCTTATAAAGTTGGAACCAATATTAGAAAAGACATGACGATTCCGGATAACGCTCCAAAAAGCGTAGTAGAAATGGTTTTTATCTATAAAGTGAATGGTGTTGACAAAGAATTTACCGAAAAAGATTTAATGTTACTTCCCGAAGGTGCTGAATTTGTGGACAGAAAAGACAAAATTATTGTGCAAGGTTACTTACCTCCTATTCACGATTTCAAACTCGATTTAGAAGGAGAAGACAAAACGGATTTTGTTTTAGGACAAGAAAAAGCCTTACTCATTGTAGCTTACGATTTAGAAAAAGCCAATCCAGAGGCGATGCAAAACCTCAACAAATTAGAAAAAGAAGCCAAAGCCAAAGGCTATTATACAGCAATATTAACCGGTTCTTCGAGCGAACTGATTGAGGCTGCAAAAAAGAAATACAGCATCGCATTTGACGTTCTTTTTTGTGACGCTACGGCTTTGAAAACAATCGAAAGAGCCAATCCAAGTTTTGTAATTTTGAATTATGGAACCATCAAACAAAAAGTACATTATAACGACTTGATAGATTTGAATTTGTAA
- the tpiA gene encoding triose-phosphate isomerase, with protein MRKKIVAGNWKMHKNAEQTKELLNELIAKIPAGIESQVIVAPTFVNLASAVDHLAATAIGVAAQNVHQAEGGAFTGEISADMLTSVGVNTVILGHSERRAIFHETDALIASKVDTALKHDMTVIFCFGEELKDRQSGNHFNIVENQLRDGLFHIEAANWEKVVLAYEPVWAIGTGETASPEQAQEMHEFIRETVLKAFSKEVAENVSILYGGSVKPDNAKEIFSKPDVDGGLIGGAALKADDFVAIVTAI; from the coding sequence ATGAGAAAGAAAATTGTAGCTGGAAATTGGAAAATGCATAAAAATGCAGAGCAAACTAAAGAATTATTAAACGAACTAATAGCAAAAATCCCTGCAGGTATTGAGTCACAAGTTATTGTAGCTCCAACATTTGTAAACCTAGCTTCGGCGGTAGATCATTTAGCTGCTACAGCTATTGGTGTGGCTGCACAAAATGTTCACCAAGCTGAAGGTGGTGCTTTTACTGGCGAAATATCAGCTGATATGCTAACAAGCGTTGGTGTAAATACCGTAATTTTAGGACATTCAGAGCGTAGAGCTATTTTTCATGAAACGGATGCTTTGATTGCAAGCAAAGTAGATACCGCTTTGAAACACGATATGACTGTTATTTTTTGCTTTGGTGAAGAATTGAAAGACCGTCAATCAGGAAATCACTTCAACATCGTAGAAAATCAATTGCGTGATGGTTTGTTTCATATCGAAGCTGCAAATTGGGAGAAAGTAGTTTTGGCTTACGAACCAGTTTGGGCTATTGGAACTGGCGAAACAGCAAGTCCAGAACAAGCACAAGAGATGCACGAATTCATCAGAGAAACGGTTCTTAAAGCCTTTAGCAAAGAGGTTGCTGAAAATGTTTCTATCCTTTATGGTGGAAGTGTGAAACCAGATAATGCTAAAGAAATTTTCTCTAAACCAGATGTTGACGGAGGTCTTATTGGTGGAGCTGCACTTAAAGCAGACGATTTTGTTGCGATCGTAACGGCTATCTAA